Proteins encoded together in one Impatiens glandulifera chromosome 1, dImpGla2.1, whole genome shotgun sequence window:
- the LOC124930057 gene encoding uncharacterized protein LOC124930057 — protein MEPENRRNNNNCRWSTSTDDISIENPIKCTGKCCRSCSAGIIADCVAICCCPLAVVSFLAFALVKAPVMIGRRCLGLGKNGKRSRRRREERKKNKKMNRICESVDGGSECIGEDMNGISGVWRVEEGSSEIVFDFGVEEEDDNLSGRFEGDRIWLELHQLGHLSFGRLSFTGIPSLGKAN, from the coding sequence ATGGAGCCGGAGAATcgaagaaataataataattgccGGTGGTCAACATCGACGGATGACATATCTATAGAGAATCCGATTAAGTGTACCGGAAAATGTTGCCGGTCGTGTTCGGCGGGGATAATAGCCGATTGTGTTGCTATTTGTTGTTGCCCATTAGCTGTAGTAAGTTTTCTTGCTTTTGCATTGGTGAAGGCGCCGGTGATGATTGGCCGGAGATGCTTAGGGTTAGGAAAGAATGGGAAGAGGAGTCGACGGAGGCGGGaggaaaggaagaagaataagaagatgaatagAATATGTGAGAGCGTGGATGGTGGGAGTGAGTGTATTGGGGAGGATATGAATGGAATTTCTGGAGTTTGGAGAGTTGAAGAAGGATCATCggaaattgtatttgattttggagtagaagaagaagatgacaaTTTGAGTGGCAGATTTGAAGGAGATAGGATTTGGTTGGAATTGCATCAGCTAGGTCATCTCAGTTTTGGTAGGCTTTCCTTCACTGGAATTCCTTCTCTTGGTAAGGCCAACTAG